One part of the Arabidopsis thaliana chromosome 1 sequence genome encodes these proteins:
- the TADA gene encoding tRNA arginine adenosine deaminase (tRNA arginine adenosine deaminase (TADA); FUNCTIONS IN: hydrolase activity, tRNA-specific adenosine deaminase activity, zinc ion binding; INVOLVED IN: tRNA wobble adenosine to inosine editing; LOCATED IN: chloroplast, plasma membrane; EXPRESSED IN: 23 plant structures; EXPRESSED DURING: 13 growth stages; CONTAINS InterPro DOMAIN/s: CMP/dCMP deaminase, zinc-binding (InterPro:IPR002125), Cytidine deaminase-like (InterPro:IPR016193); BEST Arabidopsis thaliana protein match is: Cytidine/deoxycytidylate deaminase family protein (TAIR:AT5G28050.1); Has 24755 Blast hits to 21172 proteins in 2784 species: Archae - 180; Bacteria - 9362; Metazoa - 5238; Fungi - 1033; Plants - 641; Viruses - 59; Other Eukaryotes - 8242 (source: NCBI BLink).), which translates to MFNTYTNSLQWPIRSRNQQDYCSLLPERSESYKLSKAYTSSRCYCVSSRSSCCCCCSTPSSSSFVKPKVLINPGFVLYGVRQSTLIQWPSFQRRLLVGGGRLMGCEVYSSCDGIRRKNRSFKLRCLEESDECCGGRSCSDDVEAMISFLSEELIDEERKWNLVSRVKEKKKVGNVRKVSVEGSNSYGNGRVSQRVKKPEGFGRRKEIKEDVKLNERYDCEHCGRRKKSSELESESRRGSKLVTGEYIGKSYRGDEEREVRPRRRKSSSCSSYYSLASSGEFESDTEDQEEDVEIYRENVRSSEKKVVDQSAKRLKSRKEASQMHSRKKRDESSTGVDSRYQKQIFEEGENSNQAVTLNQRRRKKFSQTENRVSESTGNYEEDMEIHEVHVNDAETSSQNQKLFNEREDYRVHSIRNDSGNENIESSQHQLKERLETRYSSEDRVSEMRRRTKYSSSQEEGINVLQNFPEVTNNQQPLVEERISKQAGTRRTTEHISESSEIHDIDIRNTYVSQREDQIRNQEVHAGLVSGLQSERKQQDYHIEHNPLQTTQSDRTSVSVSHTSDAVRYTEIQRKSEKRLIGQGSTTAVQSDSKVEKNGAQKEDSRLDHANSKKDGQTTLGLQSYQSKLSEEASSSQSSLMASRTKLQLVDLVSEEMQGSETTLIPPSSQLVSRRSGQSYRTGGVSIQEISHGTSESGYTTAFEHPRAGASVNSQSAGELMGFTSHEDAMGSAHRLEQASEKYVGEFVKKAKHGVINPETEEQRAESNQLKRRDSRRSSGGSGAKGPSDEMWVTDSAQGTPHPGATEGNAAVGNAIFKRNGRSLWNVIADIARLRWGSRAGSPDSSAKPAGRSSPNESVSSATWFSGREHDGSSDDNTKGDKVLPQEAPSLHQVEVGQTSPRSQSEYPGTTKLKQRSERHEGVVSSPSSTILEGGSVSNRMSSTSGNQIVGVDEEEGGNFEFRLPETALTEVPMKLPSRNLIRSPPIKESSESSLTEASSDQNFTVGEGRRYPRMDAGQNPLLFPGRNLRSPAVMEPPVPRPRMVSGSSSLREQVEQQQPLSAKSQEETGSVSADSALIQRKLQRNKQVVRDSFEEWEEAYKVEAERRTVDEIFMREALVEAKKAADTWEVPVGAVLVHDGKIIARGYNLVEELRDSTAHAEMICIREGSKALRSWRLADTTLYVTLEPCPMCAGAILQARVNTLVWGAPNKLLGADGSWIRLFPGGEGNGSEASEKPPPPVHPFHPKMTIRRGVLESECAQTMQQFFQLRRKKKDKNSDPPTPTDHHHHHLPKLLNKMHQVLPFFCL; encoded by the exons atgttCAATACATACACAAACTCACTTCAATGGCCGATTCGAAGTAGAAATCAACAAGATTACTGCTCTTTGCTCCCTGAGAGATCTGAAAGTTACAAACTTTCAAAAGCATATACATCTTCGAGATGTTACTGTGTTAGTTCTCGCTCAagctgttgctgttgttgttcaacaccatcttcttcttcatttgttaaGCCTAAGGTATTGATAAACCCTGGATTTGTGCTTTATGGGGTTAGACAATCTACGCTTATTCAGTGGCCTTCGTTTCAAAGGAGGTTACTTGTGGGTGGAGGGAGACTTATGGGTTGTGAGGTTTATTCTTCTTGTGATGGTATAAGAAGGAAAAATCGGAGCTTTAAGCTTAGGTGTTTGGAAGAATCTGATGAATGTTGTGGTGGTAGAAGTTGTTCAGATGATGTAGAAGCTATGATTTCGTTTTTGAGTGAGGAATTGATAGATGAGGAGAGGAAGTGGAATTTAGTTAGTAGagttaaagagaagaagaaagtgggGAATGTGAGAAAGGTTAGTGTTGAAGGAAGTAATAGTTATGGTAATGGGAGAGTTTCTCAAAGAGTAAAGAAACCTGAGGGGTTTGGTAGGCGAAAGGAGATTAAGGAAGATGTGAAGTTAAATGAAAGATATGATTGTGAACATTGTgggaggagaaagaaaagttcTGAGTTGGAGAGTGAATCTCGGCGTGGTTCTAAATTGGTTACTGGTGAGTATATTGGAAAAAGTTATAGGGgggatgaagaaagagaagttcggccaagaaggagaaagagttCGAGTTGTTCATCGTATTATTCCCTTGCTTCTTCAGGGGAGTTTGAGAGTGATACTGAAGATCAGGAGGAGGATGTAGAGATTTATCGCGAAAACGTGAGAAGTTCAGAGAAGAAGGTTGTTGATCAGTCAGCCAAAAGATTGAAATCTAGAAAGGAAGCCTCTCAGATGCATtcaaggaaaaagagagatgagagcTCTACTGGAGTGGATTCAAGGTATCAGAAGCAGATTTTTGAGGAAGGGGAAAATTCAAATCAGGCAGTGACTTTGAACcagcgaagaagaaaaaagtttagtCAAACTGAAAATAGAGTGTCTGAATCTACGGGAAATTATGAAGAAGATATGGAAATTCATGAGGTCCATGTCAACGATGCAGAGACCAGttcccaaaatcaaaagctcTTTAATGAAAGGGAGGACTATAGAGTTCACTCAATTCGTAATGATTCTGGAAACGAAAACATTGAGAGTTCTCAGCATCAATTGAAAGAAAGATTGGAGACTCGTTATAGCAGTGAGGATAGAGTATCTGAAATGCGAAGAAGAACCAAATATAGCAGTAGCCAGGAGGAAGGTATAAATGTGCTCCAAAATTTTCCGGAGGTGACAAATAATCAGCAACCTCTAGTGGAAGAAAGGATATCTAAGCAAGCTGGTACGAGAAGGACTACTGAACATATTTCTGAAAGTTCAGAAATTCATGACATAGACATCAGAAATACATATGTCTCGCAAAGAGAAGACCAGATTAGAAACCAAGAAGTACATGCTGGCTTGGTTTCTGGTTTGCAATCTGAAAGGAAGCAGCAAGATTATCATATTGAACATAATCCCTTGCAAACGACGCAATCTGACAGAACTTCTGTGTCTGTATCTCATACTAGTGATGCAGTAAGGTATACAGAAATTCAGAGAAAATCTGAGAAGAGGCTGATTGGTCAAGGAAGTACTACGGCTGTGCAATCGGACAGCaaagtagaaaaaaatggTGCTCAGAAAGAAGACTCTAGGTTAGATCATGCTAACTCGAAAAAAGATGGTCAAACGACCTTAGGGTTGCAAAGTTATCAGTCAAAGCTATCTGAAGAGGCCTCAAGTTCACAATCATCTTTGATGGCCTCGCGAACTAAATTACAACTGGTAGATCTGGTTTCAGAGGAAATGCAAGGATCTGAAACGACACTGATTCCTCCTTCTTCTCAGCTGGTAAGCAGAAGATCAGGACAAAGCTACAGAACTGGTGGAGTTTCCATTCAAGAAATTTCCCATGGAACTTCAGAAAGTGGTTATACCACAGCCTTTGAACATCCAAGAGCAGGAGCTTCTGTTAATAGTCAGTCTGCTGGAGAACTGATGGGATTTACGTCACATGAAGATGCTATGGGTTCTGCTCATCGGTTGGAACAGGCATCAGAGAAATATGTTGGGGAGTTTGTGAAAAAGGCCAAACATGGAGTTATAAATCCGGAGACTGAGGAGCAAAGAGCTGAAAGCAATCAATTGAAGAGGCGGGACTCAAGGCGATCATCTGGTGGTTCAGGAGCAAAGGGACCTTCAGATGAAATGTGGGTAACGGATTCTGCTCAGGGAACTCCTCATCCAGGAGCCACAGAAGGCAATGCAGCAGTGGGGAATgctatttttaaaagaaatggtAGGTCGTTGTGGAATGTTATAGCTGATATTGCTCGGCTTAGGTGGGGCTCCCGAGCTGGAAGCCCTGACTCGAGTGCAAAGCCCGCTGGAAGGAGTTCACCCAACGAATCAGTTAGCAGTGCAACATGGTTTTCTGGACGTGAGCATGACGGAAGCAGTGATGATAACACAAAAGGGGATAAAGTTTTGCCACAAGAAGCTCCTTCCCTACATCAGGTGGAGGTTGGTCAAACTTCTCCTAGAAGCCAATCTGAATATCCCGGCACTACAAAACTGAAGCAGCGATCTGAACGGCATGAAGGTGTGGTATCATCGCCATCTTCCACAATATTAGAGGGTGGCTCAGTATCGAATCGCATGTCTTCCACATCTGGTAATCAAATTGTTGGtgtggatgaagaagaaggtggaaaCTTTGAGTTCCGTCTTCCTGAAACAGCTTTGACAGAGGTTCCAATGAAACTGCCTAGTCGGAACCTGATAAGATCTCCTCCTATTAAGGAATCTTCAGAATCTAGTCTTACCGAGGCATCCAGTGATCAAAATTTTACTGTGGGGGAAGGAAGACGCTACCCTAGAATGGATGCAGGTCAAAATCCGTTATTATTTCCAGGTAGAAACCTACGGTCTCCTGCTGTAATGGAACCTCCAGTACCCCGTCCCAGAATGGTATCCGGCAGTAGCAGCTTAAGAGAGCAGgttgaacaacaacaacctctAAGTGCGAAGTCCCAGGAAGAAACAGGTTCTGTATCCGCAGACTCTGCGTTGATACAAAGGAAACTTCAGAGGAATAAACAGGTTGTGAGGGATAGTTTTGAGGAGTGGGAAGAAGCATACAAGGTAGAAGCTGAAAGACGAACAGTTGATGAAATATTCATGAGGGAAGCGTTAGTTGAAGCTAAGAAGGCTGCTGATACATGGGAGGTACCTGTCGGTGCTGTGCTTGTTCATGATGGAAAGATTATTGCCCGTGGTTATAACCT AGTAGAGGAGCTTCGTGATTCAACTGCCCATGCAGAAATGATTTGCATTCGAGAGGGTTCTAAAGCACTTCGTTCATGGAGGCTCGCG GATACAACGCTCTATGTAACACTAGAACCGTGCCCAATGTGTGCGGGAGCAATACTTCAAGCAAGGGTCAACACTCTTGTATGGGGTGCTCCCAATAAGCTTCTCGGAGCAGATGGAAGCTGGATCAG GCTGTTCCCTGGAGGCGAAGGAAATGGATCAGAGGCTTCAGAAAAGCCACCACCTCCAGTTCATCCATTCCATCCTAAGATGACAATCCGGCGCGGAGTTCTTGAATCAGAATGCGCTCAGACAATGCAGCAGTTTTTCCAGCTtaggagaaaaaagaaagacaagaaCTCAGATCCACCTACTCCTAccgatcatcatcatcatcatcttcccaaACTCCTCAACAAGATGCATCAAGTCTTACCCTTTTTCTGTCTGTAG
- the AGP19 gene encoding arabinogalactan protein 19 (arabinogalactan protein 19 (AGP19); Has 30201 Blast hits to 17322 proteins in 780 species: Archae - 12; Bacteria - 1396; Metazoa - 17338; Fungi - 3422; Plants - 5037; Viruses - 0; Other Eukaryotes - 2996 (source: NCBI BLink).), with amino-acid sequence MESNSIIWSLLLASALISSFSVNAQGPAASPVTSTTTAPPPTTAAPPTTAAPPPTTTTPPVSAAQPPASPVTPPPAVTPTSPPAPKVAPVISPATPPPQPPQSPPASAPTVSPPPVSPPPAPTSPPPTPASPPPAPASPPPAPASPPPAPVSPPPVQAPSPISLPPAPAPAPTKHKRKHKHKRHHHAPAPAPIPPSPPSPPVLTDPQDTAPAPSPNTNGGNALNQLKGRAVMWLNTGLVILFLLAMTA; translated from the exons ATGGAATCAAATTCAATCATTTGGTCTCTTCTTTTGGCTTCTGCTCTCATCTCTTCCTTTAGTGTAAATGCACAAGGACCTGCTGCTTCACCAGTAACCTCCACAACCACTGCTCCGCCTCCAACAACTGCTGCTCCTCCAACCACTGCTGCTCCGCCTCCAACTACCACTACTCCACCCGTTTCAGCTGCGCAGCCACCAGCATCTCCGGTTACACCTCCACCAGCAGTTACTCCAACTTCACCACCAGCTCCAAAAGTTGCACCAGTAATCAGCCCCGCAACTCCGCCTCCACAACCACCACAAAGCCCGCCCGCTTCAGCTCCAACCGTCTCACCACCACCTGTATCACCACCACCAGCACCGACGTCTCCCCCACCCACACCAGCTTCACCACCACCTGCACCAGCTTCTCCACCTCCTGCACCAGCTTCACCGCCACCTGCACCAGTTTCCCCACCCCCTGTACAAGCGCCATCACCAATAAGTTTACCACCAGCTCCAGCACCGGCTCCTACCAAGCACAAGAGAAAGCACAAACACAAAAGGCATCACCATGCCCCAGCTCCAGCACCAATTCCCCCAAGCCCTCCATCTCCTCCAGTTCTAACAGATCCACAGGACACGGCTCCAGCACCATCACCAAACACG AATGGAGGAAATGCCTTAAATCAGCTTAAAGGAAGAGCAGTAATGTGGCTCAATACTGGACTAGTAATCCTCTTTCTACTTGCTATGACAGCCTAA
- a CDS encoding Zim17-type zinc finger protein (Zim17-type zinc finger protein; LOCATED IN: chloroplast; CONTAINS InterPro DOMAIN/s: Zinc finger, Zim17-type (InterPro:IPR007853); BEST Arabidopsis thaliana protein match is: Zim17-type zinc finger protein (TAIR:AT5G27280.1); Has 375 Blast hits to 375 proteins in 159 species: Archae - 0; Bacteria - 0; Metazoa - 108; Fungi - 113; Plants - 110; Viruses - 0; Other Eukaryotes - 44 (source: NCBI BLink).) has product MANTAAGWSPVLAPIYSPVNTKPINFHFSASFYKPPRPFYKQQNPISALHRSKTTRVIEVVTPKQRNRSFSVFGSLADDSKLNPDEESNDSAEVASIDIKLPRRSLQVEFTCNSCGERTKRLINRHAYEKGLVFVQCAGCLKHHKLVDNLGLIVEYDFRETSKDLGTDHV; this is encoded by the exons ATGGCGAATACTGCCGCCGGTTGGTCTCCGGTTTTGGCTCCAATCTATTCTCCGGTAAACACAAAGCCAATCAATTTTCACTTCTCAGCTTCTTTCTACAAGCCTCCTCGTCCATTTTACAAGCAGCAAAACCCTATATCGGCTCTACACAG GTCGAAAACTACTCGTGTGATAGAGGTAGTAACACCAAAGCAAAGGAATcgttctttttctgtttttggatCACTCGCTGATGATTCTAAGTTAAACCCAGATGAAGAATCAAATGATTCCGCAGAG GTAGCTTCTATAGATATTAAGCTACCGAGAAGAAGTTTGCAAGTGGAATTTACTTGCAATTCATGTGGAGAAAGAACTAAGCGGCTTATCAATAGGCATGCCTATGAAAAGGGCCTTGTCTTTGTTCAA TGTGCAGGGTGTCTAAAGCATCATAAACTGGTTGACAATCTTGGTCTCATTGTTGAGTATGATTTCCGGGAAACCTCCAAGGATTTGGGTACCGATCACGTTTGA